TGGTGGACTCTGATTCCTGAATGAGCTTGCCTATCTTTGAGTAAATGTTGTGCCTTCCCTGTATGACAGACACGGACGTGGTGTTGACTGGTGCATGTTTTCGCGTTATCTCTTTTAGGTCCTCCACCAGCTTTCCTGCAAGTTTCTGCATTGTTATGAACTCGTTCTCCTTACGCTGTATGATGTTGGTGAGTGCATCGACTGGTTGTACCGGCTTGCAGATTATCGGGTTGCTCAGAGTTGTGGTGATTAGTCCGAGGCTTCGCATCTTTTCAAGTGATCTGTATGCCTTGCCTCTTTCTACTTCGAGCTTGGCTGCCAGGTTTCCAACAGAGAGCGGCCCTACTTGGAGCAATCCTATGTACAACTTGGCATCGATTTCCTCGAGGTCGAAATGCCTCAGCATTGTAATTAGTTCGTCCTTGCCGTGCAATCGATATGACTTGATCGGAAATCTAGTATATTAGCTTGTTTTATTCCAGATACCTATTTGTCAAATTTTTCCCCTCTGCTCAGAGCGGTATGATTCCTGCTTTTTCCTTTATTGACTCAATTGACTTGATGAGTCCTTCGATTCCCTTGGTTCCGTTGTAGTCCACCAAGTTAAAGTGTCCAAGCTTTCGCTGTGGCTTTGACTCTGATTTCCCGTACATCTTTAGATGTGCTCCATCGGCATCAATTACCGGTGCTTTGTATCTTCCAGAAAATCCGTCCGGACCAAGAATGTTGTACATGATGGTCGGGTGCAACAGCTTGGTGTCACCAAGATCGAGGCCGAGTATTGCTCTTAGGTGCTGCTCAAACTGCGACGTCATGCTCGATTGCAATGTGTGATGTCCTGAGTTGTGTACTCGAGGTGCAATCTCGTTTATGAGTATTGCATCATCCTGCGTCACAAACATCTCTATTCCAAACACTCCGGCACCATGTAACACCTGCATTGTCTTTCTTGCAATCTCTTCTGCCTGCTTTGCAACGTTGCCTGAGACTCGAGCCGGAGCGATGGTCATTTTTAGTATGTTGTTTTCGTGTATGTTTTCTACGACCGGATATGTGGCAATCTGACCTGCAGTGTTTCTTGCAGCAATCACTGACACCTCCATCTTAAAGTTCACAAATCTCTCAAGCATCTGTGTTTTTCCAGAAAATGCGTTATATGCGGCCTCCAAATCGCCATCCGATCTTATCTTGTAGTTTCCCCTTCCATCGTACGCGTCTCTTCTTGCTTTTAGTAATGCGGGGTAACCGAAGCCGTTGATCTTTTTCTTTAGGTCCTCAAGTGACTCGATTACAACAAAGTCTGTAACTGGAATTCCGTTTTCTCTGAGAAATGATTTCTGCAGGTACTTGTCCTGTATGATCCGCAGCGTCTCCGGTGACGGGTTTATTGCAGTCTTTGCTGCGGCAATTTTCAGCACCTCGCTGTCTCCTGACTCTATCTCGTACGTGAGTACGTCCACCTTTGAGGCAAGCTCAAGTATTGCCTCCCTGTCCTTAAAGTCGCCTAGGATCTGCTTTGCTCCAACCTGTGCCGCCGAGCAGTTCTCGGTCGGGTCAAGCACTATGACGTCAGATATGTGCTCTGGCATGTTCTTTGCAGCCTCGGTCAGCATCATTCCGAGCTGGCCGCCGCCAATTATGCCTAAAATTCTGGCCAACATCCATCAAACGGGAAACGGACTACAAATAGTTAATTTTCGTCCTGTTTTGGACCCGTTCTGCACCCTGATGGATGCTCCCAAAACGCTCGATATTGTTAAAAGTATCATTTTGCTTTGGGAGATCATGATTCCAAAAAAGCCCCTTGTTGGGATAATAATGGGATCAAGCTCTGACAGCAAAGTAATGCACAATGCTGCCAAGATTCTAGATGATTTTGGAATAAGGCACGAGGACCAGATAGTATCTGCGCATCGCACGCCGACAAGGCTTGAGGAATATGCAAAGCATGCAGAGGCAAACGGATTCAAGGTGATAATTGCCGGAGCGGGCGGCTCTGCACACCTTCCAGGAATGGTGGCCTCGCACACGGTGATTCCAGTAGTTGGGGTGCCA
Above is a window of Candidatus Nitrosotenuis cloacae DNA encoding:
- a CDS encoding TrmB family transcriptional regulator; its protein translation is MHGKDELITMLRHFDLEEIDAKLYIGLLQVGPLSVGNLAAKLEVERGKAYRSLEKMRSLGLITTTLSNPIICKPVQPVDALTNIIQRKENEFITMQKLAGKLVEDLKEITRKHAPVNTTSVSVIQGRHNIYSKIGKLIQESESTIYIVTTDRDLLRMYHTSIPEKIKICKQNGGEVRVVTDSDDPNTLSIIGKLGASEIRIGKLPSKSRMVVENGKHLIMSGGINETMDMNDDNDSVLDSNSLEMVENMYSLCEHLWKRSKTVEPMKKIMK
- the purK gene encoding 5-(carboxyamino)imidazole ribonucleotide synthase, which codes for MARILGIIGGGQLGMMLTEAAKNMPEHISDVIVLDPTENCSAAQVGAKQILGDFKDREAILELASKVDVLTYEIESGDSEVLKIAAAKTAINPSPETLRIIQDKYLQKSFLRENGIPVTDFVVIESLEDLKKKINGFGYPALLKARRDAYDGRGNYKIRSDGDLEAAYNAFSGKTQMLERFVNFKMEVSVIAARNTAGQIATYPVVENIHENNILKMTIAPARVSGNVAKQAEEIARKTMQVLHGAGVFGIEMFVTQDDAILINEIAPRVHNSGHHTLQSSMTSQFEQHLRAILGLDLGDTKLLHPTIMYNILGPDGFSGRYKAPVIDADGAHLKMYGKSESKPQRKLGHFNLVDYNGTKGIEGLIKSIESIKEKAGIIPL